The Euphorbia lathyris chromosome 8, ddEupLath1.1, whole genome shotgun sequence genome has a window encoding:
- the LOC136203999 gene encoding probable CCR4-associated factor 1 homolog 11 yields the protein MEAKPVIIREVWAENLEFEFSLIEKAIPLHPLVSLDTEFPGTIFKSNHNSSASPHDVYSNMKLNVDVLKIVQLGLTLSDPNGNLPSFGTESSYIWQFNFRDFDIHRDPCNEESIKLLKKQGIDFNKNREKGIDSRIFGGRWVWSLVTSHYKSSSTWITFHGGYDIGLLIKIFTGQNLPSQLEWFLKLVEFYFGNHVYDLKYMSYNHGLHGGLEKLATNMGVYRICGNSHEAGSDSLLTLQTFIKFLHLYFDRINFNASHGVLYGLCFKTAYPYLLPIKFYANTYMTFPPLQSTTWFQVPEVL from the coding sequence ATGGAGGCAAAACCAGTAATCATACGAGAAGTTTGGGCAGAAAACCTTGAATTCGAATTTTCACTAATTGAAAAAGcaattcctcttcatcctctAGTTTCTCTGGATACTGAATTTCCAGGTACCATTTTCAAATCCAATCACAACTCTTCAGCCTCTCCTCATGACGTCTACTCGAACATGAAACTCAACGTCGATGTCTTGAAAATAGTTCAACTCGGTCTCACTCTATCTGATCCAAACGGAAACCTTCCAAGTTTCGGCACAGAATCATCCTACATCTGGCAGTTcaacttccgagatttcgataTCCACAGGGATCCCTGCAATGAAGAGTCAATTAAGCTGCTAAAGAAACAAGGGATCGACTTCAACAAGAACAGAGAAAAAGGAATTGATTCCAGGATTTTTGGTGGCAGATGGGTTTGGAGTTTAGTGACGAGTCACTACAAATCTTCATCGACATGGATAACGTTTCATGGGGGTTATGATATCGGCTTGTTGATCAAGATTTTCACAGGACAAAACTTACCGTCTCAGCTGGAGTGGTTTCTGAAATTGGTGGAGTTTTACTTCGGAAATCATGTTTATGATTTGAAATACATGAGTTATAACCATGGATTGCACGGCGGTTTGGAAAAATTGGCTACCAATATGGGTGTTTATAGAATATGCGGAAATAGCCACGAAGCAGGTTCAGATAGCTTGTTAACTCTCCAAACTTTCATCAAATTTCTGCATCTTTACTTTGATCGTATCAATTTCAATGCTTCCCACGGAGTGTTGTATGGACTTTGCTTCAAGACAGCGTATCCATATCTTTTACCGATCAAATTCTATGCCAACACCTACATGACTTTTCCTCCACTACAATCAACTACTTGGTTTCAAGTCCCGGAAGTTTTATGA
- the LOC136202939 gene encoding alpha-1,4 glucan phosphorylase L-1 isozyme, chloroplastic/amyloplastic-like translates to MEKQSDLPKAFVATAQSVRDSLIKNWNATYELYEKTNLELSGVYAEALQKLGHNLEDVANQEPDAALGNGGLGRLASCFLDSLATLNYPAWGYGLRYRCGLFKQLNTENGQEEVAENWLEVRFCTCFEDIWRVCPWALSRGIKDQCLKEILLELLRKIYIRTGVPGLIAVVKKASPSRGILTEDFDPVNMSLYFICIVKRFCINRFTF, encoded by the exons ATGGAGA AACAATCCGACCTCCCCAAGGCATTTGTTGCTACTGCACAGAGTGTTCGTGATTCACTCATCAAAAATTGGAATGCTACTTACGAGCTCTATGAGAAGACTAATTTGGAACTCTCCGGGGTCTATGCAGAGGCGTTGCAGAAACTAGGTCACAATCTAGAAGATGTAGCCAATCAG GAGCCTGATGCTGCACTTGGTAATGGGGGACTAGGACGTCTAGCCTCTTGCTTTCTGGACTCCTTGGCTACATTAAATTACCCAGCTTGGGGATATGGACTTAGGTACAGATGTGGTTTATTCAAACAACTAAATACAGAAAATGGACAGGAGGAAGTTGCAGAAAATTGGCTTGAGGTGAG GTTCTGCACTTGCTTTGAAGATATTTGGAGAGTATGCCCATGGGCTCTCAGTAGAGGCATTAAGGATCAGTGTCTGAAAG AGATTTTATTGGAGCTCTTAAGGAAAATTTATATTCGAACTGGAGTTCCAGGTTTGATTGCAGTAGTGAAGAAGGCTTCTCCAAGTAGGGGAATTCTCACAGAGGACTTTGATCCAGTAAATATGTCCCTTTATTTCATATGCATAGTGAAACGTTTTTGTATTAATAGATTTACTTTCTAG